In Ochotona princeps isolate mOchPri1 chromosome 33, mOchPri1.hap1, whole genome shotgun sequence, one DNA window encodes the following:
- the RDH8 gene encoding retinol dehydrogenase 8, with product MASSPRTVLISGCSSGIGLELAVQLARDPRQRYHVVATMRDLGKKGALEEAAGDALGKTLTVASLDVCSDESVGQCLSCIPGGDVDVLVNNAGLGLVGPIEGLSVATMQSIFDTNFFGAIRLVKAVLPSMKRRRRGHIVVVSSVMGLQGVVFNDVYAASKFALEGFFESLAIQLRQFNIYVSLVEPGPVVTDFEGKLLAQVSSEEFPGTDPDTLHYFRDVYLPASSQLFRYVGQSPRVVVRAIVKVIGASRPPLRRQTNSRYSPLMVLKTVAPSGQLYVTATHSLLFRWPRLLSLGIRCLACGCLPTRVRPR from the exons ATGGCCTCTTCACCCCGCACGGTCCTGATCTCCGGCTGCTCCTCGGGCATCGGCCTGGAGCTGGCCGTGCAGCTGGCTCGTGACCCCAGGCAGCGCTACCACG TGGTTGCCACCATGAGGGACCTGGGGAAGAAGGGGGcactggaggaggctgctggggacGCCTTGGGGAAGACGCTCACCGTGGCCTCCCTGGACGTGTGCAGCGACGAATCAGTGGGCCAGTGTCTCAGCTGCATCCCAGGAGGCGATGTGGACGTCCTGG TGAACAAtgctggcctgggcctggtggGGCCCATAGAGGGACTCAGTGTGGCTACCATGCAGAGTATCTTTGACACCAACTTCTTCGGGGCCATCCGTCTGGTCAAAGCTGTGCTTCCAAGCATGAAGAGGAGGCGACGGGGCCACATCGTGGTGGTTAGCAGTGTCATGGGACTCCAGG gcgTCGTGTTCAACGATGTCTACGCAGCCTCCAAGTTCGCCCTGGAGGGCTTCTTCGAGAGTTTGGCCATCCAACTGCGACAGTTCAACATCTA TGTGTCCCTGGTGGAGCCAGGCCCCGTGGTCACTGACTTCgaagggaagctcctggcacagGTGTCCAGTGAGGAGTTCCCTGGCACCGACCCCGACACACTGCACTACTTCCGGGACGTCTACCTGCCGGCCTCCAGCCAGCTCTTTCGCTATGTGGGGCAGAGCCCACGGGTCGTGGTCCGG GCCATCGTCAAAGTCATCGGTGCGTCCCGACCGCCCCTGCGGAGACAGACCAACAGCCGCTACAGCCCACTGATGGTGCTCAAGACGGTGGCTCCCTCCGGCCAGCTGTACGTGACAGCCACCCACAGCCTCCTCTTCCGCTGGCCACGCCTGCTCAGCCTGGGCATCCGGTGCCTGGCTTGTGGCTGCCTGCCCACGCGGGTGAGGCCACGATGA